The genomic window AGGAATTGAATAGCATCTGCAACGTAAAAAGTGGCGTTTTTTAAAAAGTTTATATTCTTGTTTGCATTTGCAGCTTTTATGGAAATTTTTGAAAATTCGACCCCTTTAACATCTTTAAATAGAGGAGAAAAATACACTGAAAATAACCCTACACCACAATATAGATCTAATAAGCTTTTATTATCTGTTTTTTTCGGTTTTAAATAATCTAAAATATGTTTCAACATTTTAGAAGTTATTTCATAGTTTGTTTGGAAAAAGGAAGTTGGTGGAATTTGATAAGTGAACCCATCAAATTCTTCTATTAAAACGCCTTCTCCTTTCCAGGTTTTGTAAGGGCCTCTTAATTTAACTTTGTCAGAAGAATTCATAACGTGAATTATTGAGTCAACAGGTAATTTTCTTAGTTCTGATTTGAGTTCATTTTCGTTTGGTACGTTTTCACTGTTTGTAACTATGATGAGCATTGTTTTATTTTGAGAAAATGATTTTCTTAAAATAATATGTTTTATAACCCCTTTTTTAGTTTGATAATTATAAACAGGTATTTTTAAAGTGTTGATAATTCCTTTTACCTTGTTTCTCACCTTATCAAATATGTTTGGGGAAATTGGACAATTTTCTATATCAAGTATTTTTGATGAATTTTTTTCATTCAAACCAATTTTCAATTCCTCTTCTTTTGAAACTGAAAATTCCATTTTATTTCTATATTGATATTGTAATAATGAAGGCTCTATCGAATCAATATCCATATC from Geotoga petraea includes these protein-coding regions:
- the rlmD gene encoding 23S rRNA (uracil(1939)-C(5))-methyltransferase RlmD, whose translation is MEQLNIEKLINGGYGLGFKDGKTYMIENAYPDEIVEIDILKNTKNIVFGKTKKVVKQSKDRVSSVCNHFPKCGGCQWINYKYDKQIEAKQNIVKEQLRRIAKIDMDIDSIEPSLLQYQYRNKMEFSVSKEEELKIGLNEKNSSKILDIENCPISPNIFDKVRNKVKGIINTLKIPVYNYQTKKGVIKHIILRKSFSQNKTMLIIVTNSENVPNENELKSELRKLPVDSIIHVMNSSDKVKLRGPYKTWKGEGVLIEEFDGFTYQIPPTSFFQTNYEITSKMLKHILDYLKPKKTDNKSLLDLYCGVGLFSVYFSPLFKDVKGVEFSKISIKAANANKNINFLKNATFYVADAIQFLNKSKNNFDYIIIDPPRAGLGKNGVELLSKKVNNSLIYISCDPSTLARDLKGLTEKGFKIKSIKSFDMFPNTFHVETIVILEK